GACCCGGATTTCATTGAAGCCAACAGCATTGTGCTTGAAGCCTGCGGGTTTGAAGTGCTGTCTGCATCGAGCGGCGCAGATGGACTCAGAATGGTCAAGGAAGAAAACCCGGATGTCGTGATACTTGATGTCATGATGGAGCATACAGACGAGGGTTTTGCAGTGGCCAGAAGAATTCGTTCAAGGCTCAGAAATAATGTTCCTATCATCATGCTCACTTCAGTTGGCGAAGTTACAGGTTACGATTTTAATCCTGAGGAGAATCCGGATTTCTTCCCTGTCGACATCTTCCTCGAAAAACCGGTTCCTCCTGCTATCCTTGTGAACAGGATACGTGAAGTGCTCAAGAAAGGAGAGGATCAGTGAACCGCAATCCACAGGAAATCGTTTCCGATGCAGTGGCTAAGTACGGATCCGGCAGAGAAGCGGTTGTACAGATTCTTACCGAAATCAACAGGGAACTGGGTTATATCCCTGAGGAAGCTATTGTTGCTGTTGCATGCGCAGTTGGTGTAAGCAACGCTGAAATTTACAGTGTGATCTCATTTTACTCGTTCTTCAAAACAGAACCCAGAGGACGGAATATCATACGCCTTTGCACGACGATCAGTTGCGAAATGAATGGCTCCCGCGAAATTCTTGAGACCATTGAGGCAGAGCTTGGTATAAAAGCAGGCGCCACAACACCTGACGGCAGGATAACTCTCGAAACTACAAGCTGCATCGGACTATGCGATCAGGCACCGGCAATGCTTGTAAACGATGCTCCCCATACCCGGCTGACACCGGATGAAACCCGCAGAATTATCGCGGGTCTGGAATAGGGAGGTCAGCAGATATGAGCGAGAAGAAAATACTGATTGCAACAGAACAGCCGGATACCGGTTCCGCTCTGAAGAAAAGCCTTGGGATGACATCCGCCGACGTGGTTTTCGAGGTCAGGGAATCTGAAATCCGAGGTCGAGGCGGTGCCGGTTTCCCGACAGGTATCAAGTGGAACCTCGCGGGTGCGGCCTCCGGCAGTAACAAAATGGTTATCTGTAATGCGGACGAGGGTGAACCCGGAACTTTCAAGGATAGATACCTGATTGAGAATTACGCCCTGAAACTTCTTGAGGGAATGACGATTGGCGGTTATGCAATAGGTTCCTCTCATGGAATCATCTACCTCCGTGCCGAATATCCGTATCTCATTCCGATTTTAGAGAAAGCCAGAGAGGATCTCATTAGGGAGAACCTGCTCGGGGAGAACATACTGGGCACGGATTTCAGCTTCAATATTGAGATCCGCCCCGGCGCGGGCGCATATGTATGTGGAGAAGAAACTTCACTTATCGAGAGTCTGGAAGGTAAAAGGGGAGTACCGCGGAACAAACCTCCTTTCCCGGTTAATTCCGGATATCTGTTCCGCCCTACAATTGTAAATAATGTTGAAACGTTTGCCGCTGTACCTCACATCATCCTCAATGGAGCGGAATGGTATCAGGATCTTGGAATTGGTAATTGTTCCGGTACCAAACTATTCAGTATCTCGGGAGATATCGAGAATCCAGGCGTCTTCGAACTGCCGATGGGTTCATCAATCGGCGAACTGCTTGAAGAAGCGGGTGCGGAGGATGTACAGGCAGTACAGGTGGGCGGAGCCAGTGGAGCAACAATCACCGCGGACGAACTTGATAGATCTCTTTCATTCGATGATCTGCCTCCCGGAGGATCGGTGATTGTTTTCAACAGCAGCCGTAACAT
This portion of the Candidatus Aegiribacteria sp. genome encodes:
- a CDS encoding response regulator — translated: MVDKIRVLLVDDDPDFIEANSIVLEACGFEVLSASSGADGLRMVKEENPDVVILDVMMEHTDEGFAVARRIRSRLRNNVPIIMLTSVGEVTGYDFNPEENPDFFPVDIFLEKPVPPAILVNRIREVLKKGEDQ
- a CDS encoding SLBB domain-containing protein encodes the protein MSEKKILIATEQPDTGSALKKSLGMTSADVVFEVRESEIRGRGGAGFPTGIKWNLAGAASGSNKMVICNADEGEPGTFKDRYLIENYALKLLEGMTIGGYAIGSSHGIIYLRAEYPYLIPILEKAREDLIRENLLGENILGTDFSFNIEIRPGAGAYVCGEETSLIESLEGKRGVPRNKPPFPVNSGYLFRPTIVNNVETFAAVPHIILNGAEWYQDLGIGNCSGTKLFSISGDIENPGVFELPMGSSIGELLEEAGAEDVQAVQVGGASGATITADELDRSLSFDDLPPGGSVIVFNSSRNMMDVLENFLEFFVHESCGQCTTCREGNVRLLDAVHFIRNGEISCMEELEPFFQLAEVMKIGSKCGLGQTSPNCFIDIVTKFIDLPDGKGGV
- the nuoE gene encoding NADH-quinone oxidoreductase subunit NuoE; this translates as MNRNPQEIVSDAVAKYGSGREAVVQILTEINRELGYIPEEAIVAVACAVGVSNAEIYSVISFYSFFKTEPRGRNIIRLCTTISCEMNGSREILETIEAELGIKAGATTPDGRITLETTSCIGLCDQAPAMLVNDAPHTRLTPDETRRIIAGLE